The following coding sequences lie in one Apium graveolens cultivar Ventura chromosome 1, ASM990537v1, whole genome shotgun sequence genomic window:
- the LOC141660146 gene encoding GATA transcription factor 4-like, translating to MEMYGYTAPEFYGIDDLLDLSNDHIFSSSDTTTAHHHNANSSVDHAYTTNTTATSSSSAMHFHSASDFTNEICVPNDEVAELEWLSNFVDDSYTDFPVTNFSGAQNSQSQPPFQSRSRSKRSRAPSITNTWTSSFPPSHIPMHVNYHNNNNNNNNNHNSPISSSSSSDARRCTHCASEKTPQWRTGPLGPKTLCNACGVRYKSGRLVPEYRPAASPTFVLTQHSNSHRKVMELRRQKEEQDGGHGRHHHRNYEVC from the exons ATGGAGATGTACGGGTACACTGCGCCCGAGTTCTATGGTATTGATGATCTTTTGGACTTGTCGAATGACCATATATTTAGTTCATCCGATACCACCACCGCTCACCACCACAACGCTAACTCCTCCGTTGATCATGCCTACACTACCAACACTACCGCAACTTCCTCTTCCTCCGCTATGCATTTCCACTCTGCCTCTGATTTCACCAACGAGATCTGCGTTCCG AACGATGAAGTAGCAGAACTCGAATGGCTCTCCAACTTTGTCGACGACTCGTACACTGATTTTCCAGTTACAAATTTCAGCGGAGCGCAAAACTCCCAGTCACAGCCTCCATTCCAGTCCCGATCACGAAGCAAAAGATCTCGAGCCCCTTCGATAACCAACACGTGGACATCTTCATTTCCACCATCACATATCCCGATGCACGTCAACTAccataataataataacaacaacaacaataaccacAACTCACCAATCTCCTCATCTTCCAGCTCCGACGCGCGGCGCTGCACGCACTGCGCGTCGGAGAAAACGCCACAATGGCGAACCGGGCCACTGGGCCCGAAAACATTATGCAATGCATGTGGGGTAAGATACAAGTCCGGGAGGTTGGTGCCGGAATATAGACCGGCGGCGAGTCCGACGTTTGTGCTGACTCAGCACTCGAACTCGCACCGGAAAGTTATGGAGTTGAGGAGACAGAAAGAAGAGCAGGACGGTGGTCATGGACGTCATCACCACCGCAATTATGAAGTCTGCTGA